A section of the Stenotrophomonas sp. 364 genome encodes:
- the murL gene encoding UDP-N-acetyl-alpha-D-muramoyl-L-alanyl-L-glutamate epimerase, with protein MTAFDKHQVAVFRFVRCDFAADTGVAQLVYAFDDGPELTETVTIPGAPFALDGARAEAVQRALRLLHLIAGVSYYKAGVPDQVRIDSYSIDAATAALVEEVYLNGLGEFAYRNGLNLRGRFRLPVDGEAFSAPAVGLREHALVAIGGGKDSLVSIEALRGLGIAETVTWIGGSQLIRACAERTGLPTLNIGRALAPELFDLNRQGAWNGHIPVTAVNSAIMVLAALLQGVDQVVFSNERSASYGSQIPGTGEVNHQWSKGWAFEQAFGEYLEQHVAADLHYYSLLRPLSELAVARQFAKSDVYDAHFSSCNRNFHILGERPVNRWCGVCPKCHFVFLALAPFMPKTRLVAIFGRNLLDDPEQAGGFDALLEFQDHKPFECVGEGRESRAAMATLAARPEWAEDALVKRFVSEIQPQLDSTELGIAPLLVLEGEHRIPASIWERLRANFAA; from the coding sequence ATGACTGCTTTCGATAAACACCAGGTTGCCGTTTTCCGCTTCGTCCGCTGCGATTTCGCCGCGGATACCGGCGTGGCGCAGCTGGTCTATGCCTTCGACGACGGCCCCGAGCTGACCGAGACGGTCACCATTCCCGGCGCGCCGTTCGCGCTGGACGGCGCGCGTGCCGAGGCGGTGCAGCGTGCCCTGCGCCTGCTGCACCTGATTGCCGGCGTGAGCTACTACAAGGCTGGCGTGCCCGACCAGGTCCGCATCGACAGCTACAGCATAGATGCGGCGACCGCAGCGCTGGTCGAGGAGGTCTACCTCAACGGCCTGGGCGAGTTCGCCTACCGCAACGGCCTGAACCTGCGCGGTCGCTTCCGCCTGCCCGTGGACGGCGAGGCGTTCAGCGCGCCGGCGGTGGGCCTGCGCGAACACGCGCTGGTGGCCATTGGCGGCGGCAAGGATTCGCTGGTCAGCATCGAAGCCCTGCGCGGGCTGGGCATTGCCGAAACGGTCACCTGGATCGGCGGTTCGCAGTTGATCCGCGCCTGCGCCGAACGTACCGGCCTGCCCACCTTGAACATCGGCCGCGCGCTGGCCCCGGAACTGTTTGACCTGAACCGCCAGGGCGCGTGGAACGGGCATATCCCGGTGACCGCGGTGAACTCGGCGATCATGGTGCTGGCCGCGCTGCTGCAGGGCGTGGACCAGGTGGTGTTCTCCAACGAGCGCTCGGCCAGCTACGGCAGCCAGATTCCCGGCACCGGCGAGGTGAACCACCAGTGGTCCAAGGGCTGGGCGTTCGAGCAGGCGTTCGGGGAATACCTGGAGCAGCACGTGGCCGCCGACCTGCATTACTACTCGCTGCTGCGCCCGCTGTCGGAACTGGCGGTAGCGCGGCAGTTCGCCAAGAGCGATGTCTACGACGCGCACTTCTCCAGCTGCAACCGCAACTTCCACATCCTGGGCGAGCGCCCGGTGAACCGCTGGTGCGGGGTCTGCCCGAAGTGCCACTTCGTGTTCCTGGCGCTGGCCCCGTTCATGCCCAAGACCCGCCTGGTGGCGATCTTCGGCCGCAACCTGCTGGACGATCCGGAGCAGGCCGGCGGCTTCGATGCGCTGCTGGAATTCCAGGACCACAAGCCGTTCGAATGCGTGGGCGAAGGCCGCGAATCGCGCGCGGCGATGGCTACCCTGGCGGCGCGCCCGGAGTGGGCCGAAGATGCGCTGGTGAAGCGTTTCGTCAGCGAGATCCAGCCGCAGCTGGACAGCACCGAGCTGGGCATCGCGCCGTTGCTGGTGCTGGAAGGCGAGCACCGCATCCCGGCGTCGATCTGGGAGCGCCTGCGTGCGAATTTCGCAGCTTGA
- the sufC gene encoding Fe-S cluster assembly ATPase SufC, with amino-acid sequence MLKIDNLHARIGDKEILKGLSLDVKPGQVHAIMGPNGAGKSTLGNVLAGRDGYDVSEGSVQFEGRDLLELAPEERAAAGLFLAFQYPVEIPGVNNTYFLRAALNAQRKARGEEELDSMQFLKLVRQKLAVLHLKDELLHRGVNEGFSGGEKKRNEIFQLAVLEPKLAILDETDSGLDIDALKSVADGVNALRSPDRSFIVITHYQRLLDYIKPDVVHVLADGKIVQTGGPELALELEAHGYHFLKDRVVPEAAV; translated from the coding sequence ATGCTGAAGATCGACAACCTCCACGCCCGCATCGGCGACAAGGAAATCCTCAAGGGCCTCTCGCTGGACGTGAAGCCCGGCCAGGTGCACGCCATCATGGGCCCCAACGGCGCCGGCAAGTCCACCCTGGGCAACGTGCTGGCCGGCCGCGACGGCTATGACGTGAGCGAGGGCAGCGTGCAGTTCGAAGGCCGTGACCTGCTCGAGCTGGCGCCGGAGGAACGCGCCGCCGCCGGTCTGTTCCTGGCCTTCCAGTACCCGGTGGAAATCCCCGGCGTCAACAACACCTACTTCCTGCGCGCCGCGCTCAACGCCCAGCGCAAGGCGCGCGGCGAAGAGGAACTGGATTCGATGCAGTTCCTCAAGCTGGTGCGCCAGAAGCTGGCCGTGCTGCACCTGAAGGACGAACTGCTGCACCGGGGTGTCAACGAAGGCTTCTCCGGTGGCGAGAAGAAGCGCAACGAGATCTTCCAGCTGGCCGTGCTTGAACCCAAGCTGGCGATCCTGGATGAAACCGATTCGGGCCTGGACATCGACGCGCTCAAGAGCGTGGCCGACGGCGTCAACGCGCTGCGCTCGCCGGACCGTTCGTTCATTGTCATCACCCACTACCAGCGCCTGCTCGACTACATCAAGCCGGACGTGGTGCATGTGCTGGCCGACGGCAAGATCGTGCAGACCGGCGGCCCGGAACTGGCCCTGGAACTGGAAGCCCACGGCTACCACTTCCTGAAGGACCGCGTGGTGCCGGAGGCAGCGGTCTGA
- a CDS encoding type 1 glutamine amidotransferase domain-containing protein, whose product MAHALDGKKVAILATDGFEQSELQEPKRLLETWGATVTVIAPGDASQIRGWKGKDWGESVAVDQALAAAKPDTYHALVLPGGVINPDKLRIDTQAVDFIKAFGAAGKPVAAICHGPWLLVESGLAKGHAVTSWPSLKTDLTNAGAQWRDAEVVVDGNLITSRKPDDIPAFADAVAKALAG is encoded by the coding sequence ATGGCACACGCACTCGACGGCAAGAAGGTGGCGATCCTGGCCACCGACGGTTTTGAACAGTCCGAACTGCAGGAGCCCAAGCGCCTGTTGGAAACGTGGGGCGCCACGGTGACAGTGATCGCCCCCGGCGATGCCAGCCAGATCCGCGGCTGGAAGGGCAAGGACTGGGGCGAATCGGTGGCGGTGGATCAGGCGCTGGCCGCGGCCAAGCCCGACACGTACCACGCACTGGTGCTGCCGGGCGGGGTGATCAACCCCGACAAGCTGCGCATCGATACGCAGGCCGTGGACTTCATCAAGGCATTTGGCGCAGCGGGCAAGCCGGTCGCGGCGATCTGCCATGGCCCGTGGCTGCTGGTGGAGTCGGGGTTGGCCAAGGGCCACGCGGTTACCTCGTGGCCGTCGCTGAAAACCGACCTCACCAACGCCGGCGCGCAGTGGCGCGATGCCGAGGTAGTGGTGGACGGCAACCTGATCACCAGCCGCAAGCCGGATGACATTCCGGCGTTCGCCGACGCGGTGGCCAAGGCACTGGCCGGCTGA
- a CDS encoding SET domain-containing protein-lysine N-methyltransferase yields MPKKIQARKSSIHGNGVFALAPIKQGERVIQYKGLLRSHADVDADDTGDVESGHTFLFTLNDDYVIDANYKGNDARWLNHSCDPNCEAVIEEAEGDNRREDKVFIEAIKDIKPGDELTYNYGITLAERHTARLKKIWECRCGSKKCTGTMLQPKR; encoded by the coding sequence ATGCCCAAGAAGATCCAAGCCCGCAAGTCCTCCATCCACGGCAACGGCGTGTTTGCGCTGGCGCCGATCAAGCAGGGCGAGCGGGTCATCCAGTACAAGGGGTTGCTGCGCAGCCACGCCGATGTGGATGCCGATGATACCGGGGACGTCGAGAGCGGGCACACCTTCCTGTTCACCCTGAACGACGATTACGTCATCGATGCCAACTACAAGGGCAACGACGCGCGCTGGTTGAACCACAGCTGCGACCCGAACTGCGAGGCGGTGATCGAGGAAGCCGAGGGTGACAACCGCCGCGAGGACAAGGTGTTCATCGAGGCGATCAAGGACATCAAGCCGGGCGACGAGCTGACCTACAACTACGGCATCACCCTGGCCGAGCGCCACACGGCGCGCCTGAAGAAGATCTGGGAGTGCCGCTGCGGGTCGAAGAAGTGCACCGGGACGATGCTGCAGCCCAAGCGCTGA
- a CDS encoding DUF1439 domain-containing protein, whose product MNARPLLSRIAACTVLIAAAVGAQAAPSVSGRQLSVGASDVQQYLDGSFPRTQDALGGLIAMTMSHPQLALPQGNRLDLGFDIAMATAGSAPAALGKVKLSSGLRYDAQTQGFHLDQPTVDDFTPATNGGRLDSRTRSLLNAWLTDYARREPIYKIDPTVASVLGALQVQSAQVENGKLVVTFNQDLGKLVPAGMLGK is encoded by the coding sequence ATGAACGCACGCCCGCTGTTGTCCCGCATCGCCGCATGCACGGTGCTGATCGCCGCCGCAGTCGGTGCGCAAGCCGCACCCAGCGTGTCCGGCCGCCAGTTGTCGGTGGGCGCCAGCGACGTGCAGCAGTACCTGGACGGCAGCTTCCCACGCACCCAGGATGCGCTCGGCGGGCTGATCGCCATGACCATGAGCCATCCGCAACTGGCCCTGCCACAGGGCAACCGCCTGGATCTGGGCTTCGATATCGCCATGGCCACCGCCGGCAGCGCGCCGGCCGCGCTGGGCAAGGTGAAGTTGAGCAGTGGCCTGCGCTACGACGCACAGACCCAGGGCTTCCACCTGGACCAGCCGACGGTGGACGACTTCACCCCGGCCACCAACGGTGGACGCCTGGATTCGCGCACGCGCAGCCTGCTCAATGCCTGGCTGACCGACTATGCGCGGCGCGAGCCGATCTACAAGATCGACCCCACCGTGGCCAGCGTGCTTGGCGCGCTCCAGGTCCAATCGGCGCAGGTGGAGAACGGCAAGCTGGTGGTGACGTTCAACCAGGATCTGGGCAAGCTGGTCCCGGCGGGCATGCTGGGCAAATGA
- a CDS encoding DUF3861 family protein, whose product MTSPSQRYRITVTPIEKDGLQCSGRCTIELEHRAQQDWMRLMEIARRQTGLSGDERAAAIVATQLLHDLAQRHAHEPGHPLSVLQPQLGEVLTALQAIQQAP is encoded by the coding sequence ATGACCAGCCCCTCCCAGCGCTATCGCATTACCGTTACCCCGATCGAGAAGGACGGGTTGCAGTGCAGCGGACGCTGCACGATCGAACTGGAACATCGCGCGCAGCAGGACTGGATGCGCCTGATGGAAATCGCACGGCGCCAGACCGGCCTGAGCGGTGACGAGCGCGCGGCCGCCATCGTGGCCACCCAGCTGCTGCACGACCTGGCCCAGCGCCACGCGCACGAACCGGGCCATCCGTTGAGCGTCCTGCAGCCGCAGCTCGGCGAAGTGCTCACGGCCCTGCAGGCGATCCAGCAGGCGCCCTGA
- a CDS encoding OsmC family protein yields MGISRHATAHWEGDLKTGKGQLSTPQSGLLDKTRYAFSSRFGDEKGTNPEELIAAAHAGCFTMALSAKLTEAGFVPTSLDTEAKVDLSMEGGPQLSQITLKVKAVVPNIDATQFRAIADDAKQNCPVSKALSAVPISLEAELA; encoded by the coding sequence ATGGGTATTTCGCGTCATGCCACCGCGCACTGGGAAGGTGACCTCAAGACAGGCAAGGGACAATTGAGCACGCCGCAGAGCGGCCTGCTGGACAAGACCCGCTATGCCTTCAGCAGCCGCTTTGGCGATGAGAAGGGCACCAACCCGGAAGAACTGATCGCCGCCGCGCACGCCGGCTGCTTCACCATGGCGCTGTCGGCCAAACTCACCGAGGCCGGGTTCGTGCCGACCTCGCTGGACACCGAAGCCAAGGTGGACCTTTCCATGGAAGGCGGCCCGCAGCTGTCGCAGATCACCTTGAAGGTGAAGGCCGTGGTGCCCAACATCGACGCCACCCAGTTCCGGGCGATCGCCGATGACGCCAAGCAGAACTGCCCGGTGTCCAAGGCACTGAGTGCGGTGCCGATCAGCCTGGAAGCCGAACTGGCCTAA
- a CDS encoding PhzF family phenazine biosynthesis protein, producing the protein MTSRRFLQLDVFSPYPGAGNPLAVVLDAEGLDEAAMQAIARWTRLPETTFVFAPEAPGSSYRLRMFSPQKEVPFAGHPSVGTAHAVLEEAVAAPVDGVLVQDGIAGTLPLQVDGTGAARTIAIRTPRASVAEVAQPDDPRLQAALAGWSLGALPPARMAGGRSWWVVELRDEATLRALRPDWDVIAALAESTDSMGVFAYARSTGASWDLAVRAFVGNGRRFEDAASGAANAVLAAWLDSRDALPGAGRRYVVSQGREVGHDARLSLHIDANGDVWSGGQVQTVIRGTLDW; encoded by the coding sequence ATGACTTCCCGCCGTTTCCTGCAGTTGGACGTGTTTTCCCCCTACCCCGGCGCCGGCAACCCCCTGGCGGTGGTGCTGGATGCCGAAGGCCTGGACGAGGCGGCGATGCAGGCCATTGCCCGCTGGACCCGACTGCCGGAGACGACCTTCGTGTTCGCGCCGGAAGCGCCGGGCAGCAGCTACCGCCTGCGCATGTTCAGCCCGCAGAAGGAAGTGCCCTTCGCCGGCCACCCCAGCGTGGGCACCGCGCATGCGGTGCTGGAGGAGGCCGTGGCAGCGCCGGTGGACGGCGTGCTGGTGCAGGACGGCATCGCCGGCACCCTGCCCTTGCAGGTGGACGGCACGGGCGCGGCCCGCACCATCGCCATCCGCACCCCGCGCGCCAGCGTGGCCGAGGTGGCGCAGCCGGATGACCCGCGCCTGCAGGCCGCCCTGGCCGGCTGGTCGCTGGGCGCATTGCCGCCGGCGCGGATGGCCGGTGGGCGCAGCTGGTGGGTGGTGGAACTGCGCGATGAGGCCACGCTGCGTGCGCTGCGGCCGGACTGGGACGTGATCGCCGCGCTGGCCGAGAGCACCGACAGCATGGGCGTGTTCGCCTATGCGCGCAGCACGGGCGCGTCATGGGACCTGGCGGTGCGTGCGTTCGTCGGCAACGGCCGTCGCTTCGAGGACGCCGCCTCCGGGGCCGCCAACGCGGTACTGGCCGCGTGGCTGGACAGCCGCGATGCACTGCCCGGCGCAGGACGCCGCTATGTGGTGAGCCAGGGCCGCGAAGTGGGCCACGATGCGCGGCTCAGCCTGCACATCGATGCCAACGGTGATGTGTGGTCGGGTGGCCAGGTGCAGACAGTCATCCGCGGCACGCTGGACTGGTAA
- a CDS encoding bifunctional aspartate kinase/diaminopimelate decarboxylase, giving the protein MSASPLVDRWIVLKFGGTSVSRRHRWDTIGKLAKKRAEETGARVLVVVSALSGVTNELTAIADGAADSRARVDALVARHREFLVELALDATALDERLAGLSGLLDDPRAASRPLDWQADVLGQGELLSSTVGAAYLHASGLDFGWMDARQWLDALPPQPNQSDWSQRLSVNCQWRADADWAARFRAQPTRMLITQGFISRHADGGTAILGRGGSDTSAAYFGALLGASRVEIWTDVPGMFSANPRDVPDARLLTRLDYYEAQEIATTGAKVLHPRSIKPCRDAGVPMAILDTERPELPGTSIDGNAAPVPGVKAISRRNGIVLVSMEGIGMWQQVGFLADVFGLFKKHGLSVDLIGSAETNVTVSLDPSENLVNTDVLAALSADLSQICKVKIIVPCAAITLVGRGMRSLLHKLSDVWATFGRERVHMISQSSNDLNLTFVIDEADADGLLPILHAELIDSGAMPVEEGEVFGPRWREIAGTVRPRETAWWRGQRAHLLTLAQAGTPRYVYNLPTVRARARALTAIKAIDQRYYAIKANSHPAILEVLEQEGFGLECVSHGELKHVFNTLPTLSPRRVLFTPSFAPRAEYDAAFALGVTVTVDNVEALQRWPDLFRNRELWLRVDLGRGEGHHAKVRTGGKDSKFGLPIARVDEFVRLATELGTRVVGLHAHLGSGVETAQHWRLMCDELAGFARRIGSVETIDIGGGLPIPYSADDEPFDLDAWAVGLAEVKAVHPAFRLAIEPGRYLVAESGVLLATATQVIEKDGVRRVGLDAGMNTLMRPALYDAWHDIENLSRLGGYAEAAFDVVGPICESSDVFGKRRKLPVSTAPDDVMLIADAGAYGYVMANTYNQRELPREDVIDDGP; this is encoded by the coding sequence ATGTCAGCTTCCCCCCTTGTCGATCGTTGGATCGTACTGAAGTTCGGCGGCACCTCCGTGTCGCGTCGTCACCGCTGGGACACGATCGGGAAGCTGGCGAAAAAACGTGCGGAAGAGACCGGCGCGCGCGTGCTGGTGGTGGTGTCGGCGTTGTCCGGGGTCACCAATGAACTGACCGCCATTGCCGACGGCGCCGCCGACAGCCGTGCCCGCGTGGACGCGCTGGTGGCCCGCCACCGCGAGTTCCTGGTCGAGCTGGCGCTGGACGCCACCGCGCTGGATGAACGCCTGGCCGGCTTGTCCGGGCTGCTCGACGACCCGCGCGCGGCCAGCCGCCCGCTGGACTGGCAGGCCGACGTGCTGGGCCAGGGCGAGCTGCTGTCTTCCACCGTGGGCGCGGCCTACCTGCATGCCAGCGGCCTGGACTTCGGCTGGATGGACGCGCGTCAGTGGCTGGATGCGCTGCCGCCGCAGCCCAACCAGAGCGACTGGTCCCAGCGGCTGTCGGTGAACTGCCAGTGGCGCGCCGATGCCGACTGGGCCGCGCGTTTCCGCGCCCAGCCCACGCGCATGCTGATCACCCAGGGCTTCATTTCGCGGCACGCCGATGGCGGCACCGCCATTCTCGGCCGCGGCGGCTCGGACACTTCGGCGGCGTACTTCGGCGCGCTGCTCGGGGCCAGCCGCGTGGAGATCTGGACCGACGTGCCGGGCATGTTCAGCGCCAATCCGCGCGACGTGCCCGATGCGCGCCTGCTGACCCGCCTGGACTATTACGAAGCCCAGGAAATCGCCACCACCGGCGCCAAGGTGCTGCACCCGCGCTCGATCAAGCCGTGCCGCGACGCCGGCGTGCCGATGGCCATCCTGGACACCGAACGCCCGGAGCTGCCGGGCACCAGCATCGACGGCAATGCCGCGCCGGTGCCGGGGGTGAAGGCGATCAGCCGCCGCAACGGCATCGTGCTGGTGTCCATGGAAGGCATCGGCATGTGGCAGCAGGTCGGCTTCCTGGCCGACGTGTTCGGGCTGTTCAAGAAGCACGGGCTGTCGGTGGACCTGATCGGTTCGGCCGAAACCAACGTCACCGTGTCGCTGGACCCGTCCGAGAACCTGGTCAACACCGACGTGCTGGCTGCGCTGTCGGCGGACCTGTCGCAGATCTGCAAGGTCAAGATCATCGTGCCGTGCGCGGCGATCACCCTGGTCGGGCGCGGCATGCGTTCGCTGCTGCACAAGCTGTCGGACGTGTGGGCCACGTTCGGGCGCGAGCGCGTGCACATGATTTCGCAGTCGTCCAACGACCTCAACCTGACCTTCGTCATCGATGAAGCCGACGCCGATGGGCTGCTGCCGATCCTGCACGCCGAGCTGATCGACAGCGGTGCGATGCCGGTGGAAGAGGGCGAAGTGTTCGGCCCGCGCTGGCGCGAGATCGCCGGCACCGTGCGCCCGCGCGAAACCGCCTGGTGGCGGGGCCAGCGTGCCCACCTGCTGACGCTCGCCCAGGCCGGTACACCGCGCTACGTGTACAACCTGCCCACGGTGCGGGCGCGTGCGCGCGCGCTGACTGCGATCAAGGCCATCGACCAGCGCTACTACGCGATCAAGGCCAATTCGCACCCGGCCATCCTGGAAGTGCTGGAGCAGGAAGGCTTCGGCCTGGAGTGCGTGTCGCACGGCGAGCTCAAGCACGTGTTCAACACGCTGCCCACGCTGTCGCCCCGGCGCGTGCTGTTCACCCCCAGCTTCGCCCCGCGCGCCGAGTACGACGCCGCGTTCGCGCTGGGTGTCACCGTTACCGTGGACAACGTGGAAGCGCTGCAGCGTTGGCCGGACCTGTTCCGCAACCGCGAGCTGTGGCTGCGGGTGGACCTGGGCCGTGGCGAAGGCCACCACGCCAAGGTCCGTACCGGCGGCAAGGACTCCAAGTTCGGCCTGCCGATCGCCCGCGTGGACGAGTTCGTGCGCCTGGCCACCGAGCTGGGCACCCGCGTGGTGGGCCTGCATGCGCACCTGGGCAGTGGCGTGGAAACCGCGCAGCACTGGCGCCTGATGTGCGATGAGCTGGCCGGCTTCGCGCGGCGCATCGGCAGCGTGGAAACCATCGACATTGGCGGTGGCCTGCCCATTCCCTACAGCGCCGACGACGAGCCGTTCGACCTGGACGCCTGGGCCGTTGGCCTGGCCGAGGTCAAGGCGGTGCACCCGGCGTTCCGGCTGGCGATCGAACCGGGTCGCTACCTGGTGGCCGAATCGGGCGTGCTGCTGGCCACGGCCACCCAGGTGATCGAAAAGGACGGCGTGCGCCGCGTGGGCCTGGATGCCGGCATGAACACGTTGATGCGCCCGGCCCTGTATGACGCCTGGCACGACATCGAGAACCTGAGCCGGCTCGGCGGCTACGCCGAGGCCGCGTTCGACGTGGTCGGCCCGATCTGCGAGTCCAGCGATGTGTTCGGCAAGCGCCGCAAGCTGCCGGTCTCGACCGCGCCGGACGATGTGATGCTGATCGCCGATGCCGGTGCCTACGGTTACGTCATGGCCAACACCTACAACCAGCGCGAGCTGCCGCGCGAGGACGTCATCGATGACGGTCCTTGA
- a CDS encoding HU family DNA-binding protein yields MAKTAKKAAPKKAVKKVATKAAAKPAAPKPIKDVLSKSGLVAHIVETSGVVAKDVRAVLASLEGAVAASVHKKGAGSFTLPGLLKITTVSVAAKPKRKGINPFTKEEQWFAAKPASTKLKVRPLKKLKDAAL; encoded by the coding sequence ATGGCAAAGACCGCTAAGAAGGCTGCCCCGAAGAAGGCAGTAAAGAAAGTCGCTACCAAGGCAGCCGCCAAGCCGGCCGCTCCCAAGCCGATCAAGGACGTACTGAGCAAGTCTGGTCTGGTTGCACACATCGTTGAAACGTCCGGCGTTGTCGCCAAGGACGTGCGCGCCGTGCTCGCCTCGCTGGAAGGCGCCGTCGCCGCTTCGGTGCACAAGAAGGGCGCGGGCAGCTTCACCCTGCCGGGCCTGCTGAAGATCACCACCGTCAGCGTTGCGGCCAAGCCGAAGCGCAAGGGGATCAATCCGTTCACCAAGGAAGAGCAGTGGTTTGCCGCCAAGCCGGCTTCCACCAAGCTGAAGGTGCGTCCGCTCAAGAAGCTCAAGGACGCTGCGCTGTAA
- the sufB gene encoding Fe-S cluster assembly protein SufB encodes MATDILDTVATGDTPNREIHEQLGRKYSAGFITDIESDSLPPGLDEDTIRALSAKKDEPEWMTQWRLDAYRHFLTMPMPNWAKLQIAPIDLQSLSYYSAPKGPKYASLDDVPKELLDTYDKLGVPLHERAKLAGVAVDAVFDSVSVGTTFRKELAEKGVIFCSMSEAIKEHPELVKQYLGTVVPVGDNYFAALNSAVFSDGSFVFIPKGVRCPMELSTYFRINAGHTGQFERTLIICEDKAYVSYLEGCTAPMRDENQLHAAVVELVALEDAEIKYSTVQNWYPGDENGVGGIYNFVTKRAECRGARSKVTWTQVETGSAITWKYPSCVLLGDDSVGEFHSVALTHHRQQADTGTKMIHIGKRTKSKIVSKGISAGRGQNTYRGLVKVDRNADGARNYTQCDSLLIGKTSGAHTFPYIEVKNPSATVEHEATTSKISDDQLFYCRARGIDQENAVSMIVDGFCKQVFRELPMEFAVEAKKLLEVSLEGSVG; translated from the coding sequence ATGGCCACCGATATCCTCGACACCGTCGCCACCGGCGATACCCCCAACCGCGAGATCCACGAGCAGCTTGGCCGCAAGTATTCGGCCGGCTTCATCACCGATATCGAATCGGACTCGCTGCCGCCTGGCCTGGACGAGGACACCATTCGTGCCCTGTCGGCCAAGAAGGACGAGCCGGAATGGATGACGCAGTGGCGCCTGGACGCCTACCGCCACTTCCTGACCATGCCGATGCCGAACTGGGCCAAGCTGCAGATCGCCCCGATCGACCTGCAGTCGCTGAGCTACTACTCCGCGCCGAAGGGCCCGAAGTACGCCTCGCTGGACGACGTGCCCAAGGAACTGCTGGACACCTACGACAAGCTGGGCGTGCCGCTGCACGAGCGCGCCAAGCTGGCCGGCGTGGCCGTGGATGCGGTGTTCGACTCGGTTTCGGTGGGCACCACCTTCCGCAAGGAACTGGCCGAAAAGGGCGTGATCTTCTGCTCGATGTCCGAAGCCATCAAGGAGCACCCGGAACTGGTCAAACAGTACCTGGGCACCGTGGTGCCGGTCGGCGACAACTACTTTGCCGCGTTGAATTCGGCGGTGTTCTCCGACGGCAGTTTCGTGTTCATCCCCAAGGGCGTGCGTTGCCCGATGGAACTGAGCACCTACTTCCGCATCAACGCCGGCCACACCGGCCAGTTCGAGCGCACCCTGATCATCTGCGAGGACAAGGCGTACGTGTCCTACCTGGAAGGCTGCACCGCGCCGATGCGCGATGAGAACCAGCTGCACGCCGCGGTGGTCGAGCTGGTGGCGCTGGAAGATGCCGAGATCAAGTATTCCACGGTGCAGAACTGGTACCCCGGCGACGAGAACGGCGTGGGCGGCATCTACAACTTCGTCACCAAGCGTGCCGAATGCCGGGGCGCGCGCAGCAAGGTCACCTGGACCCAGGTGGAAACCGGTTCGGCGATCACCTGGAAGTACCCGTCCTGCGTGCTGCTGGGCGACGACTCGGTGGGCGAGTTCCACTCGGTGGCGCTGACCCATCATCGCCAGCAGGCCGACACCGGCACCAAGATGATCCACATCGGCAAGCGCACCAAGAGCAAGATCGTCAGCAAGGGCATCAGCGCCGGGCGTGGCCAGAACACCTACCGTGGCCTGGTCAAGGTGGACCGCAACGCCGACGGCGCGCGCAACTACACCCAGTGCGACTCGCTGCTGATCGGCAAGACCTCCGGCGCGCACACCTTCCCGTACATCGAGGTCAAGAACCCGAGTGCGACGGTGGAGCACGAGGCCACCACCTCCAAGATCTCCGACGACCAGCTGTTCTATTGCCGCGCCCGCGGCATCGACCAGGAAAACGCGGTGTCGATGATCGTCGACGGCTTCTGCAAGCAGGTCTTCCGCGAGCTGCCGATGGAGTTCGCGGTGGAAGCCAAGAAGCTGCTGGAAGTGTCGCTGGAAGGGTCTGTGGGTTAA
- a CDS encoding SUF system Fe-S cluster assembly regulator: MLRVTKLTDYATVVLTVLAARPGEVLSATELAEFASLEPPTVSKLLKPLAQAGLVEGLRGVRGGYRLTRPAEQITLFEIVEAMEGPLGLTECAHEHSQCGREMQCGARSSWRLINDVVSEALRAVSLAQILPPLPLVDASRRVIAADVVS, translated from the coding sequence ATGCTCCGCGTCACCAAACTCACCGATTACGCCACCGTCGTGCTGACCGTGCTCGCCGCCCGCCCGGGCGAAGTGCTCAGTGCGACCGAACTGGCCGAGTTCGCCAGCCTTGAGCCGCCCACCGTCAGCAAGCTGCTCAAGCCGCTGGCCCAGGCCGGGCTGGTTGAAGGCCTGCGCGGCGTGCGCGGCGGTTACCGCCTGACCCGCCCGGCCGAGCAGATCACCCTGTTCGAGATCGTGGAAGCCATGGAGGGCCCGCTGGGCCTGACCGAGTGCGCCCACGAGCACAGCCAGTGCGGCCGCGAGATGCAATGCGGCGCGCGCAGCAGCTGGCGGCTGATCAACGACGTGGTGTCCGAAGCACTGCGCGCGGTCAGCCTGGCGCAGATCCTGCCCCCTCTTCCCCTTGTTGATGCTTCGCGCCGCGTGATCGCGGCCGATGTCGTCTCCTGA